From the Eschrichtius robustus isolate mEscRob2 chromosome 3, mEscRob2.pri, whole genome shotgun sequence genome, the window CAAAGCTGTACATTCATTGGGCGGGTAAGGGGATGAAAATCGTTTGctaaaccatcaccaccacccagcctcattcttccttctcttccaatTAATTCTTGGCTCTTACAAATGCTAAAAACTGAAGCTCCCTTTGAATGTCATTGATCTCCTTGCGGCTTAGGTTATGGGGACGCCATAAAGTGGAGGAAGTGTGTCTGATTCCAGCTTCTGCTGGCTCTGCTGacgtggaggtggggggagggtgtgaGTGGAATGGGTGTTGGTGAGAATGGAGGGTTTGGCCAGTGACTACAggtgtttttgtgttttcatagatttgtttaaaaataactgcacaaGAATGATATTTTTTtgatgcctcctttatcaaattatgtatgtatgtatacacgcacacacattgTTTGGACCCCATATCCTGCAAAATAATAACTCTATAAACGTTTTCCATGAGGGGCACATTCATCTCCCTGTGTTCTCATCAGGGCCCCCTCACATGGAAACACAGTGGTTGAAGCAATGGACCAGTCAGCTGTCTCTAACCCCTAAGGTTAGGGACATGGGCTATGATAGCAAGAAATTCAGTTTGTTCCATTATATTTTAGTCATCACATTCTGTTGTCTATGTTGCTCTTTGACATTCTCTCTAAACATATACCTAAACAAATGTTCCAGGCCAACTTAGGTTATCATTATCTTCCAAATACATTACTTGGCCTTTCTTAACCTGAGTTCCCCTTCCACTCCCCCAGACCATCTCTGAGTGTTATTTTTGCTTGCCCCCACGTTTCTGAGTGCTCTTCTTTGCAAAGCTGGTCCCTGAAGAGGATATCAGTAAAATCTTAGAAGTAACAATCTTGCCCTAAGCCCTGCCTCCTCAGAGTTGAAGTTATATAGAGCTGTCAGGGTGGGATGGGCACACTGAGGGTACTTAGCAGAGTCAAGGAGAGAATTCACCGAAATAGTAAATTATCTCTTACCTAGGAAAGGGGCTGGCTTGGTTGGAAACCAGAGCTCAGAACATGGGTGTAAGAGTTCACAGAAGTAGGGCTTTTTCCGGGAGAGAGAACAGCTAAAGCTGAAAGGAAAgaaacgggggtggggggagagtgagagagagagaaacccacCTTTAGGAAAGAGGGAACCAGTGTCAGTGCTGTGCTTTGGGAAAGACACCTGAGCAGTAGTGTTATGACCTTGAGACCCAGTGATTGGGCTTCTCTGCACCCTGTGTAGGAACTTGAAACAGTAAGAGTCATCTCAGACAGATGGACTTCAAGATCAAGCTTCAGTTTCAAGAAGAAGCAGTGGAAGTAGAGGACTAATCaaacttaaatttttaatctAATTGGCATTTCGAAACAAACACACTTCATTTGTGTCTGGTAAGAATCTGGGGGTAATTTAAGGTAGACTCACATCTTCCAATTATGGACTGTGGGTGCTTGGATGATTTCATCAGAGACTAAAGTAAAGCTAGCTATGACCCAGTAGGATTGTAGAAAATAAATGGGGGGATGTCAAACTGCCTGCGGCTAAAATATATTATGAGAACAAATTCATTTTCCACtttaagcagaaaaaagaaaaggcaattaATAAAACCGTTGCAGTAGGTCCTCCAGCCAGTGAAAGAAATTGCTTGCCTATGAGAGATACAACTTTAGGAAAAGTTGAAAGCTGGTTAACGTGGTGTGAAGGTATGTATAAGACATATGTCACACTGTaaggaaatgtgatttttaaaaatattttatcgaagtatagttgatttacaatgttgtgctaatttctgctgtacagtaaatgattcagttaaacatatatatattcttttccattatcgtttatcacaggatattgaatatagttccctatgctatacagtaggaccttgttgtttatccattctgtgtatactagtttgcatctgctaatcccaaactcccagtcattaaggaaatgtgaTTTTGAGGGAAAGAAGCCTGTAGAAATATTTCTGTGAAGTAGTCAGCAGTGAAGCCTCCATTATGCCAACACAACTGACCCTTACCGTCAGAATGCTAGGTTcgagaattttttaaagtaataggtttttttttttcttgtattatgTGAACGTAGAAGAGTCTGCATCTGATAACCGTGCTATTGCAGAAGCAGTTTCTCTTGAGAATGTGAAGCAAAACTCATAGTGGTGAAATATTATAGGTCAGAGCAAGTGGTCAACACAGAGGAAACTGCCCTGGGCTAGAAGAAAATGCCTTGGAGAAGATGTGTATTCAAGGAGGAGCAGGAGACCATTGAAAACAGACAAACTTTGTCTTTGTGAAAATACAGCtgacattttgtttccttttggctCTTCCATTCccattatattaaaaatgaagacaaaccCTCTTTCACAGTCTAGCGAAAATGCATCTTATTGTGGCACCACTCTTTCTTCCTTGTTCCGTAACATTTTTGTGCTGGAAGGAGAAAAAGTATCACGCTTCATAAAACCTTCAGGTTAAGATTATGCATACGATagatttttctacatctgtgtgagaaaaatgtgtgttttagTGGTCCTCATAAATTTGGGGATTAACAAATTCCTCAAGATATATTTTTCATGACAgccaatgatcttttttttttggaacaaaGAAAAAACTAATTACTGATAAAGTAAATTTGCCTAAAGTGAAAATGAATGGTCCCATTCAGTACTACCAAAGCTTTGGTAAGAGGCTGCATTTCTGAATGATGATAAGGGGTCCATCTGAGTATCTTAGGTTTTGTTGTGCTCTAATATGGACATTTTCTGAGCAAACCAATAGCTTTATGATTCTCTGTGCTATGTAGGAAGTGGAGTATCTATATACATGAAGAAGTGTTTCTCCCTACTTGAGCTTTGATAAGGCCATCCACAGATATCAGTTAAACTGTTTTATGTGAAGCAATTCTAGGGACCACCAACTTCTTAAAGGAATGGACCTAGAACTATGAACATGATCCAGTCAGGGTACTAATCAATGTGGACTCACCACTGAAATATACTCAGGCATTTTAATTAGACACATTACATAAAAAGAGCTTATTTCAGTGTTACATAAAATTACTAATAAATGTGAACTGTAGATATCCACGGAAGCCAAATGGTCACAGGCTGTCAGTTACTTTTAGGATgttccccccaaaataaataaataaaaaggaagatgaagagagaaaagaaaagagaaagagattggACCCACTGATATGAGTCTACTAACCTAGAATTGGATTAATGAAGTTATGTGATAAATGTCTTCAAGGTCATTTAAAACTTAATGTGTATTCACCTAGGTTTTTCCATTACTGGAAAATTATCTGGTATTCATTACCACATAATGCCCTGAATatcttaaatacttttttttttttttgccattaaatCATTTGCCTAACAAACACACAAAGGTAAGCAGCACCCCTGCACTTCTCAAATtatctgtgtgtttttttcccccaagagaacaagtctttaaaaataattaaataaaaatgaatacacaaaataaaaatgacattctTAGATGTCTTGGAAGTACCATATTGTAATAAAAGTTCCTATGCACTTAGTCTCAAATAACATATTGATCTTGTCATGAACTGTATTACTTTTCAGACTTCCACTGGCCTGCAGACCAGACTTTAAGAAGCATTGctttagataattttttttttttttttgctaagatCTCCTGTGTGGAGTACTTGCATAATTACAGAGCGAATGCTAGAGAAAAAAAGGTCTCACATCTTATAGCACATAATTATTCAGATTTTATATTAAGGAATCGATTTTCAATCACTTTTTTGGCATATCCAAAGAGTATGGATCTGACATTTTTAGGAGTGGAATGCTATTTAGGTAACGGTGTTATGTgacaaaaaacaaataccttttttttttttttttttcagcaaaacattctcttattttatttttatctcagcaAATGTTCTCATTTGGCACCTGACTGGCATCAAACCAAAGCCCTTAGGCCAACAGGCATAGCCTGAGACCATCTGCAAACTTCCCATGTGTAGGTCTCAATGGCTATGCGCGTTAGAGCACCTGTTCCTCTCTCTGGTCCCTTAGGACGGCCTAAAGGTCTCAGGTGCACTAACAGTGCCGGCCATGAGGTGGTGGAAAAGTCGTGACACTACAATCTGCTGGGATAGGAAGCCAAGCAGCGCGTTGAAAGCAAGTTCTTTTCTCAGGGGACAGATATCCAGATAGGGTCCCAATCATGCTTATTCAACATACTCCTGTTTGCCTGGGCTGAAATGAAGAAAGAGCCATCCTCCCCAGTGCAACTGGGGAGGAGACACAAGCTGGTTTACACTTTTTAGAGCTCAAGAATCTAAGGAAGTCTTGTCCGGGGGGATGGGGCAGTAAGTTCTCAGGTCAGCACTGCTGGCCAGGGGAGAGCCCGAGTCAAGCTTTGCAGCCTTTGCACAGTGGGTACTTTCCCAGGATCCATGAAAATACTCAAGAGCCCATCAGGACAGTTTACTTATATGCAGTTTCCAACTGTCAGAGGAGTTCAGGACTGTCTGGCCTTCTCAGGATCCTTCTCAGGATCCCAATGCAAGATTAGCTATTCAAAGCATGAAATAAGAGGGAATACATTTTAAGAATcaaggctgggcttccctggtggcgcagtggttgagaatctgcctgccaatgcaggggacacgggttcgagccctggtctgggaagatcccacatgccacggagcaactgggcccgtgagccacaattactgagcctgcgcgtctggagcctgtgctccgcaacaagagaggccgcgatggtgagaggctcgcgcaccgcgatgaagagtggtccccacttgccacaactagagaaagccctcacacagaaacgaagacacaacacagtcataaataaataaataaataaaagaacgtgaatttctaaaaaaaaagaatcaaggctGCTCTTTTTAGCCCTGCTGAGGGAACAATTTCAGACATGACTGATAGAGAGGAAGCTGGGCACCCAGCAGGGCACAAGCTGGCTTTCAGACCCAGATTTGTCCTCTGGTGCGGCAGAAGTGGGAGCTCAGCCTGGGGTCCCACATTCTAGCTTATCTTCTGCGAGGCTAGTTGACCCGGCAGGCACGGATCATGAGCAGCTGCAGGAGAATGAAGACCGGAGACGTGATCAGGCCGAACCAGAGCTCCCGAGTCTGCTCCACCAGCTTCTGGCACAACAACATCTCGAAGACGAACTTCAGGCTAAGAACCGTGAGGACCCAGAAAAGGCGGAGCATGGCCAGCCACTTCTCTCCATCCTGGAAGAGGCGCACGGAGACGATAGTGGTGAAGTAGGTGCTGAGCCCGTCAGCGGCGAAGAAGGGCACGAACACGTTCCACCAGGAGAGGCCGGGAGCCAGGCCGTCCACACGCAGGGCCAGCAGCACGGAGAACACCAACAGCACCAACAGGTGCACGAAGATCTCGAAGGTAGCGAAGCCCAGCCACTGCACCAGCTCCCGGAGCGAGAAAAGCATCGCGCCGGTTGAGCGCGGGCCAGGGCCCAGCCGATGGTCCCACCTGCCAGGCTGCGCCGCCGCTCCCCACGGGCCTCGCTGGCGCCTGCCACCGTCGCCGCCACAGCCAGCGAGAGGCAGAAAGCAGCCCCGCCTGCCCGGGCCGTCGGCCCCGGTATGCAGCCGAtcccccggcccccgcccgggACCCAGCACTGACCGCCAGCCGACGACCACCTTGCTCGAACGCCATGCCCCGCTGGGCGCGGCCCAAGGGCGTCCCAAATACCTTCTTTTATAGCTTAATTTTATAAACTGATTTGTATGATAGTACATTGTGGCTTATAGTTTGGAAAGACCAAATTTTAATTATAACCAGAAGGACAAACATCTGGTTAAGAAAGGATGATCTTGTTATCCAGATCCTTGTTAGTAGGATAATAAGTTTTTCACCCATCAGCATTAATAGACATTGTCCATAACCACACAGCACTTCATCCGACAGCTTATAATGATTCTGTAAGGTTCTCACCCTGGCTAAAAGCTTGCTGTGGTTTTATATTATCTCAAATTTGCTGCATTTCTACCCAAGTCATTCTCTAATTGCTgcataaatttacattttaagctTAACATCAACTTAAACAGCTTTGAAACACCATTGATATTCAGGATGGTATCTAGTGCATAagacaacaaaatattttttgaggcTCAGAAAATTATCCATCCATTTCTTTCTATAAATTTATCATCTCAAACAATTATTGAGTCAGAGTTATTtaatctttgctttttttcccttgaacTTCTTCACTTCTACACTAGATAAAAGTTATTAAGGGTCTGTCCTCTTAAAAAATAGTAGATTTGCGAAaagtaattcatatatatatatatatatatatatatgttcaaaatattcagtattttaaaatttggtctAAAGGAGACTAATATTGTAGTTAACTAAATGATAATTCACTATTTATGaaaaatatggggcttccctggtggcgcagtggttgagagtctgcctgctaatgcagggcacacgggttcgagccctggtctgggaagatcccacatgccgcggagcagctaggcccgtgaaccacaattactgagcctgcgcgtctggagcctgtgctccgcaacaagagaggccgcgatagt encodes:
- the LOC137761631 gene encoding transmembrane protein 203-like, which encodes MLFSLRELVQWLGFATFEIFVHLLVLLVFSVLLALRVDGLAPGLSWWNVFVPFFAADGLSTYFTTIVSVRLFQDGEKWLAMLRLFWVLTVLSLKFVFEMLLCQKLVEQTRELWFGLITSPVFILLQLLMIRACRVN